The DNA region TCGCCGTAATCATCCCCTGCTGCGCTGCCTGTCGCAACACCAGACGCATTGTTTGCTCATCGGTGGCGGTTTCGCGGGCGAGATCGCGGACCCACCAGGGTTCGTCACCAAATAACGGCGCGGTCTTAAGCCAGATAGTCTGCTGTTCGTCAGTAAATCCGGCCTTGTGATCCGGCAGATGCAGCCAGCCGTGGTGGCTGTGAATATCGCCGCTGTCGCGCATTTGCTCAATCAACAACAGCACCAGCGCTTCATCTTCCATCGGCAGCGCCATGCGGCGCAGGCGTTCACGCCCCGGGCCTGGCTCATCACGATGCTGTTCATGGTAAGTCGCCAGCGTGTCGAGAATTTTGCGCTGCCAGCGCGCGGCGACCGCCGCATTCAGCAGGCTGTAACCCGCCTGAATAAAACCATGCTGGTGAATGAGTGAGCGCATGCCGTCGCCATTCAACTGGCGCGCCCACGCAAAGTCAGGCAAATTTACCGCCCCACGTTGCAGATGCACAGCCAGTGCGGCACTGTCATCTTTCGCCGCCGCCAGTGATGCCAGCCATTGCAGATACTCCGGTTTACGTTTACCGCGACGTGGCGGATTAAGCGCAACCACCCGCGCTCCGGCAAGCGTCGCGCGCGCGGAGATATCACGCAGCACCAGGCGGTCGTTATCAGCCAACAACAGCGGTGCATCAAACACCAGTTCCGCCAGATTATCTTCCAGCAGCGATACGCGCCCGGTCACATGGCTGGCTGCATGGTGAATATGTAGCGGCTGCCACTGCGTAAGCGGAACGTGGCTTTCCAGCGCCACAATCACCCGCGTAAACGGTTCAGGCGGGGCGTCTGAAAGCAACCAGTCACCCCGGTTAAGCTGTTCTTTTTCGGCATCGCCGACGATATTTAACGCAATGCGCTGCCCGGCATGGGCATGCTCGCTCGCCTGGTTTTGCGCATGAATCCCGCGCACACGCACAGACGTATTCACGCCAGTCAGCCACAACGTATCCCCGACGTTCACTTCACCGCTCAGCGCGGTGCCGGTCACCACCAACCCGGCACCTTTTACGGTAAAGGCGCGGTCGATAGCCAGGCGGAACGTCTGATCCCGGGCGTGTTCGCGGGCGGGCAATTGCTGCAAATGTTCGCGCAACGCGTCAATTCCACGGCCTTCATTAGCGGCCGTCACAAATAACGTCGCCTGGGCAAAGCCATACTCGCGCAGAACTTCCTGCACCTGCTGTTGAACCTCCTGCACCCGCGTGTCATCCACGCGGTCGGCTTTGGTCAACGCCACTGTCAGCGTTGGATTCCCCGTCAGTTGCAGAATCGCCAGGTGTTCACGCGTTTGCGCCATCACGCCATCGTCGCAGGCCACCACCAGCAAGGCATGATCGATACCGCCCACGCCCGCCAGCATGTTTGAGAGAAATTTCTCGTGACCGGGGACATCAATAAAACCCAGCACGCGCCCGTCCGGCTGCGGCCAGTAGGCATAGCCCAGGTCAATGGTCATTCCGCGCTTTTTCTCTTCCGGCAGGCGGTCGGCATTTACGCCGGTAATGGCCTGTAGCAGCGTCGTTTTCCCATGGTCGACATGTCCGGCGGTCGCAATAATCATTTCAACAACATCTCCATAAACCGGGTTTCATCTTCAAGACAACGTAAATCCAGCCACAGGCGACCTTCGTAAATCCGACCGATGACCGGAACCGGCAACTCACGCCAGCGGGTCGCCAGGGCTTCAAGACGGCTTCCGCGACCGTCGTGCGGTGTAAAGGTTAATGCCGCGCTGGGGAGCCTATCAACCGGTAAAGAACCGCTGCCGATTTGCGACAGGCAGGGCAACACCTTTACCGCAAACTCGGCGTCGTAGTGCGCGGCTAACGGCGCCAGAAGCCGCTCCGCCTGAGCCAGAATCGCGTCTTTGCTTCGGGTTAACAGACGCAACGTCGGCAGTCTCTCGGCCAGCGCTTCCGGGTGCAGATACAGACGCAACGTCGCTTCCAGTGCCGCAAGGGTCATTTTATCCGCTCGCAGCGCGCGCTTAAGCGGATGACTCTGCAATCGTGCAATCATCTCTTTCTTACCAACGATGATCCCGGCCTGCGGACCGCCCAACAGCTTGTCGCCCGAGAAGCTCACCAGGCTAACGCCCGCAGCAATCAACTGCTGCGGCATCGGCTCTTTCGGCAGACCGTACTGACTCAAATCGACCAGCGAGCCGCTGCCAAGATCGGCCACGACCGGAATATCCAGCGTCTGGCCGATTTGGGCCAGTTCCGTTTCATCAACCGTGTGGGTGAAGCCTTCGATGCTGTAATTACTGGTATGCACCTTCATCAGCAGCGCGGTGTTTTCATTCACCGCTTGACGATAGTCGTCGGCATGCGTCCGGTTGGTGGTTCCGACTTCATGCAGCGTGCAACCCGCCTGACGCATCACATCCGGGATACGAAACGCGCCGCCAATCTCCACCAGCTCACCGCGTGAGACCACCACCTCTTTACCGGCGGCGGAGGCCGCCAGCATCAGCAGCACCGCCGCCGCGTTGTTATTTACAATACAGGCATCTTCCGCACCGGTGATGCGGCACAGCAATTCTGCCAGCGCGCGGTCGCGATGCCCGCGTCCCGCACCGTCCAGGTCATACTCCAGCGTTACCGCCGAGCGCATGGCCTGTGCGACAGCCGCAACGGCCTCTTCGGCCTGTAAGGCGCGTCCCAGATTCGTGTGCAACACCGTGCCCGTCAGGTTAATCACCGGACGCAGCGCACTCTGGGCCTCTTTTTCCAGCCGGAAATTCACTTCCTGCGCCCAGTCTTCGCACCACGCAGGCAACGCGTGCGTATCGCGGATCACTTCTCTCGCTTCATCAAGCAGTTGGCGGAGCAGGTCAACAACACGGGTATGTCCGTGAGTCTCACGGAGGGTAAGAAATTCACTTTCACGCAATAAGCGATCAATGGCGGGGAGCTGACTGTAGAGCGAACGCGTTTCGGTCGTCATGAAAAGGCCTGGCTGTTGGTGGCCCTCTCCACAACGGAGAGGGATATCGACATAGAAGGGATTGTAACGTGAGATTGCTCAGACGGACATAATACGCATCAAGCCTTTAGCGAATAGGCTTCAAGTCTTTGGCGGTTCAGTTCGGGCAAAACTTTCGCGCTGGAACAGCGTCTCCACCAGCTTGACCAGGTGGGGTCTGCTCACGCACCAGCCCGGTGAGACGCGGCGGAAATTGAGATAGCCCACCGCGCAGGCGATAGCGATAGTTGCCAGATTGACCGTGTCAGGTTTAATCGTCCCGTCCACCAGATACCCTTCCAGCGCATCCAGACTGCGGTTAATTTTCTCGCGCTGGCGCAACAGTTCGGTTTCCGATTGCTGCGCGGCAGGACGCGCCTGTTCTCGCACCGACACCAGACCGGCATCCATTACGCCATCGGCCAGCGCCTCAAGTTGTCGGACTCTCAGCGAGGCCAGCGAGTCGCGAGGCAGCATTGCTGGCGCAATATCCAGCAGTTCAATGTATTCCGCGATAATCGGCGAATCGAACCAGTACTCTCCATCGTCAGTCACCAGCGCCGGGACTTTTCCTAGCGGGTTGTACTGCGCGACACCGTTTTCCGCGTTATAGGGCAGTTCATTAACAAATTCGAAAGTGATGCCTTTTTCCAGCAGCAGGATCGAAATTTTACGTACAAACGGGCTGGTGTAGCTACCAATGAGTTTCATGATCGGTCCTTTTCGCCAACACAAAACAATGAGTATGGCTCACGCAGCGGGAAAAGGCAGGTGACAGAGTTCTCAATGATCCAAATAAAGGTAGTGCATCCAACTGGTCATGCGCAGCAACACCTTGCGCATCACTGAAACATGGGCGAAATGGTCGGAATAGACCGCCACCTGTGCGTAGATGCCGTCGGGTAACGCATCCACATCGGCATTCGGATCCAGTTCAATCGTCGCCAGGACGCCATCGGTCCCGGGTACCACCGTCAGGGATTGTAGTGCGCCCTGAGCCTGATACGAACCGCCCGGTACCACGGGCAGTATGCTGGTCAATTTGCCGTGAAAAACCTGACCTGGCAGCGCGTTAAACACCACCTCCGCGTCATCGCCAGGTTCAAGGCGAAGCAGCGAGTTTTGCCGGAACTGAGCGACAATTTGCCGTTTTTGTTCAGGGATAAAGACCATCACCGGACGCAATGGCAGCGCAGCGGCGTAAGTACCGGGCCGGATCAGCACCTGGGTAACGTAGCCGTTGCTGGGGGCACGAATAATGGTCTGATCAAGATTGTATTTGGCCTCTGTCAGTTGCGCCCGCAGGCTGACAATCTGCGACTGTTCGCCGTTGACCATGCTGTCCAGTTGGCTTTGGATTTGCGCCTGCTCAGCCACAGAACCTTTTACCAGCGCATCCTGCGCCAGATAGTTTTGCCGCGCCGTATCAATATCGCTTTCCGAGAAGGGGTTCACCCGAGCCTGACTGCCTTTCAGGTAACGCTGATAATCTTTATACAACCGATCGCGCTCGGCAGAAACGCGCGTTGTATTGGCCTGCGCTTCTGCCAGTTGGGCTTTAAGCGTCTGGATATTGTGCGTTGCGGTGACCAGATCGGCCTGTAGCCTGTCCACGCGCGCCTGATAGCGAACAGGGTCGAGTTTAAACAGCACTTCCCCCTTTTTAATCAGCTGGTTATTTCTCTCGGTAACCTCGCTGACAACCCCGGTCACCTGCGGCGTAATGGGAATGGAAATCACGGCTTTTTGCGCAGTAAAAGTGTACGGGTGGTTATAATTCATTAACAGGATCAGACCGCTTACCAGAAATACGCCGCCTAATGCCGCCGTTGCCAGAGTCCATTGATTTACCGGAATACGAAATAGCTTGAAGACCGCCCACGCCAGCGCCACATAGGTTAATACAATCAACAGATCCATGGTCAGATCTCCGGAAACGTCGTCTCATCAGCCGTTTGAACCCCGGCCAGTTTTTTTTCGAGTTGCGTAATACGTGCGGATAACGCCGCGATTTCCGGATCGGTCTCCTGTCCTGCAGGCGTAGCATGAGACTGCATGCCCCAACCGCGTTCTGGCTGGTAGAGAGTTGCCCAAATCCACAAAAACGGCCAGATCACATGGAGCGTAAACAAACTCACCCAGCCTGCGGTATGAATAGCATCGGCATGCGGGTGGTTGCGTTTCTTCGCAATTAAATAGGGAATGTCATGAATGGCAATAACGCCGTAAAAGATCACCAGAAAGACAAAGATCAGCACACCCAACGCGAAATAATTTAGAAACATATCTGCCCCGGCTTCACGCTAATCAGAATGTTAATTGCAGGCAGCCGAAAGCAAATTGGCTGATGATTTGAACATAATTCGAGTTCTGCATTTTCGCCATCACGCCAAAGACTATTTTTCACACTGAATGGTTACTTAATGACATCCGGCGATGTCACGGCGAGAAGAATCTGCTCAGGATCACATTGGGGCAAAGCCAGACGAAAGTTTCTTGTGATTAAGATCACAAACATTCAACAAATCGTCGAAGATAAAACGTGATGTTCATCACAAATTAATGTCAACAATGGGTTAAAACTGAGGTTTGTTGTTTTTATACACAACCATTTTGTGATTCACATCACATCAATTACCTCCCTACCCCCTATATTTATGTGACATATATCACACCAAAGACCGTTGACTGGACAGTTTACCGATTCAGTGCCAGATTTCGCAGTATCTACAGGGTCCGGCTACCTCTGCCGCTACATTAACAAAACCTCGGGCTTTCAGCCTGCGCGTCAGCAAACACATAAGAAGGGGTGTTTTTATGTCATCCGATATTAAGATCAAGGTGCAAAGCTTTGGTCGATTCCTCAGCAATATGGTGATGCCAAATATCGGCGCGTTTATCGCGTGGGGTATTATCACCGCACTATTTATTCCGACAGGGTGGTTGCCAAACGAAACGCTGGCGAAGCTGGTCGGCCCAATGATCACCTATCTCCTGCCGCTGCTGATCGGTTTCACCGGCGGTAGACTGGTGGGCGGCGATCGTGGCGGCGTGGTGGGTGCAATCACCACCATGGGCGTTATCGTCGGCGCAGACATGCCGATGTTCCTCGGCGCGATGATCGCCGGTCCGCTGGGCGGCTGGGCAATCAAACATTTCGATAGCTGGGTAGACGGTAAGATCAAATCCGGTTTTGAGATGCTGGTGAATAACTTCTCCGCTGGCATCATCGGTATGATCCTCGCCATTCTGGCATTCCTCGGCATTGGTCCGGCGGTTGAAGTTCTGTCAAAAATACTGGCAGCGGGCGTTAACTTCATGGTTGTCCATGAGATGCTGCCGCTGGCGTCTATCTTCGTTGAACCGGCGAAAATCCTGTTCCTGAACAACGCCATCAACCACGGTATTTTCTCACCGCTGGGTATTCAGCAGTCTCATGAGATGGGTAAATCCATCTTCTTCCTGATTGAAGCCAACCCGGGTCCGGGGATGGGCGTTCTGCTGGCGTACATGTTCTTTGGTCGCGGTAGTGCTAAACAGTCTGCGGGCGGTGCGGCAATCATCCACTTCCTGGGTGGTATCCACGAAATTTACTTCCCGTATGTGCTGATGAACCCGCGTCTGATCCTCGCCGTTATCCTCGGCGGTATGACTGGCGTGTTCACGCTGACTATCCTGAACGGTGGTCTGGTTTCTCCGGCTTCTCCGGGTTCTATCCTGGCCGTGCTGGCGATGACGCCAAAAGGGGCTTACTTCGCTAACATCGCGGCAATCTGTGCGGCAATGGCGGTCTCCTTCGTTATCTCTGCCATTCTGCTGAAAACCAGCAAAGTGAAAGAAGATGACGATATTGAAGCCGCGACCCGTCGTATGCAGGACATGAAGTCAGAATCCAAAGGCGGTACTCCACTGTCAGCTGGCGATGTCACCAACGACCTGAGCCACGTACGTAAAATCATCGTTGCCTGTGATGCCGGTATGGGTTCCAGCGCAATGGGTGCCGGCGTACTGCGTAAGAAAGTGCAGGATGCGGGTCTGAGCCAGATCTCTGTCACCAACAGCGCAATTAACAACCTGCCGCCGGATGTTGACCTGGTCATCACCCACCGCGATCTGACCGAACGCGCGATGCGTCAGGTCCCGCAGGCGCAGCATATTTCGCTGACTAACTTCCTCGACAGCGGCCTGTATTCAAGCCTGACCGAACGTCTGGTTGCCGCTCAGCGCCACACTGACAACGAAGTCAAAGTCCGCGACAGCCTGAAAGACAGCTTTGATGAAGGGGAAAACAACCTGTTCAAACTGAGCGCGGAGAACATCTTCCTCGGCCGCACAGCAGCCACCAAAGAAGAAGCGATTCTTTTTGCTGGTGAACAACTGGTGAAAGGCGGTTACGTTGAGCCGGAATACGTACAAGCGATGCTGGATCGCGAAAAACTGACCCCAACCTATCTGGGTGAGTCTATCGCAGTGCCGCACGGTACGGTTGAAGCGAAAGACCGCGTACTGAAAACCGGCGTCGTGTTCTGCCAGTATCCGCAAGGCGTTCGCTTCGGTGAAGAAGAAGACGACATCGCCCGTCTGGTGATTGGTATCGCTGCCCGTAATAACGAGCACATTCAGGTGATTACCAGCCTGACCAACGCGCTGGATGACGAATCCGTCATCGAACGCCTGGCTAATACCACCAGCGTGGATGAAGTGCTGGCGCTGCTGGCGGGTCGTAAGTAAACCCCGTAAGCCCGATGGTGCTACGCTTATCGGGCTTACAAAATCCTCTCCCTCGTGGAGAGGGTTTGGGTGAGGGCCTTCCCCCTCACCCCAGCCCTCTCGGGTAAAAACATTAATGAAGGTTAATACTATGAAAGCATTACATTTTGGCGCAGGTAATATCGGTCGTGGCTTTATCGGCAAACTGCTGGCGGACGCGGGGATACAACTGACATTCGCTGATGTAAATCAGGTCGTGCTTGACGCCCTGAATGCCCGTCATAGCTATCAGGTTCATGTCGTGGGTGAAAATGAGCAGGTGGATACCGTGACCGGCGTCAACGCGGTAAGCAGCATTGGCGATGAGGTTGTTGAGCTGATCGCGCAGGTTGACCTGGTCACCACCGCAGTGGGTCCGGTCGTGCTGGAGCGCATCGCCCCAGCCATCGCCAAAGGCCTGGTCAAACGCAAAGCGCAAGGGATCGCCACCCCGCTGAATATCATCGCCTGTGAAAACATGGTACGGGGCACCACCCAACTGAAAGGCCATGTGATGAACGCGCTGGCAGAAGACGACAAAGCCTGGGTTGAAGCCCATGTTGGTTTCGTGGATTCCGCCGTTGACCGCATCGTGCCGCCTTCTGCCTCTGCGACCCACGATCCGCTGGAAGTGACCGTCGAAACCTTCAGCGAGTGGATCGTCGACCAGACCCAGTTCAAGGGCGCGTTACCGAACATCCCAGGAATGGAATTAACTGATAACCTGATGGCATTTGTCGAACGTAAACTCTTCACGCTGAACACCGGGCATGCTATAACCGCGTACCTCGGAAAATTGACCGGTCATCAGACCATCCGTGACGCGATTCTCGACGAGAAAATCCGCGCCGTGGTCAAAGGGGCGATGGAAGAGAGCGGCGCGGTGCTGATCAAACGCTACGGTTTTGATGCCGAAAAACATGCGGCATACATTCAGAAAATCCTCGGTCGTTTTGAAAACCCGTATCTGAAAGATGACGTTGAACGTGTTGGCCGTCAGCCGCTGCGTAAACTGAGCGCGGGCGACCGTTTGATCAAGCCGCTGCTCGGTACACTGGAATACCACCTGCCGCACGCTAACCTGGTCAAAGGGATTGCTGCCGCGATGCATTTCCGTAGCGAAGACGATCCGCAGGCGCAGGAACTGGCCGCGCTGATCGCCGACAAAGGCCCACAGGCTGCGCTTGCTCAGATTTCCGGACTGGATATCAACAGTGATGTCGTTGCCGAGGCCGTTAGCACTTATAACGCAAATTAATGCTGCAGGAACTGGCGCAGGAGTCCCTGCGCCTGATTAATAGATTGTCAGATATGCAGGCAATAATGGAACAAACCCAGGCCTTTGAAAATCGTGTGCTTGAGCGTCTGAATGCTGGCAAAACCGTACGGAGCTTCCTGATCACCGCCGTGGAGTTACTTACCGAGGCGGTAAATATTCTGGTGCTTCAGGTGTTTCGCAAAGATGACTACGCAGTGAAGTACGCTGTAGAACCGTTACTCGACGGCGACGGACCGCTGGGCGATCTGTCTGTGCGCCTGAAACTGATCTACGGTCTGGGCGTGCTGAGTCGTCCTGAGTATGAAGATGCCGAACTGCTGATGGCGATGCGTGAAGAGATGAATCATGACGGCAATGAGTATGCCTTCACCGATGATGAAATTCTCGGACCGTTCGCAGAGCTCCATTGCGTCGTCGCGTTACCGCCACCGCCACAGTTTGACGCCGCCGACCCCAGCTTGTATGCGATGCAAATCCAGCGCTACCAGCAAGCGGTGCGCTCGACGATGGTTCTCTCCCTGACTGAGCTGATTTCTAAAATCAGCTTAAAAAAAGCCTTCCAGAAGTAAGCCTCTCCCTGCCTGCTACTCCTTTTCCTGCACTGGCTGATACAGGCGCCGATAATAATTCAGCCGTTGCAGGTACATCTGCGCATTTTCTGCAGGCACTTCGCTCGGAACGTCGTCACGCTCAGGCATTTTATTCAGATACTCTTTAAACGCCTGACTTGAGGCCATAAAATCCACAGCTTTATCAATCAGAAGCGGAACGTTCTCACCCATTTTCGCCATGTTACATCCTCCATACGTTCCCGCTGTGCTTAAGCGCAACGGTCAATTTTAGTGTAGGATCGTCCGCGTCATGACATTAAGGAAAACGTGCTTAATCCATCGGCGGCAAATTATCTCTTACATGATCCTGTTATCGTCTAAAATTCTTAACTAATCAGTCCATTAGAAAAATAGCCAGCAAATGAATACTCGCGGCATTTGATTATTCTTATCCCATGAGTTGTGAATAAACCCGCTCTGCGCGCATACTATAGGCTATTCACCTTATTTCTATCAGAAGCCATCCCATGAAAGAAGTCGAAAAAAACGAAATCAAACGTCTGAGCGATCGCCTCGATGCCATCCGCCACCAGCAAGCCGATCTGTCACTGGTTGAAGCCGCCGATAAATACGCTGAGCTGGAAAAAGAGAAAGCCACGCTGGAAGCAGAAATCGCCCGCCTGCGTGACGTTCACAGTCAGAAACTGAGCAAAGAAGCGCAGAAACTGATGGACCTGCCGTATCGCCGTGCGATCACCAAGAAAGAGCAGGCCGATATGGGCAAGCTGAAGAAAAGTGTGCGGGGTCTGGTGGTGGTTCACCCGATGACCGCCTTAGGTCGCGAAATGGGCCTGAAAGAGATGACTGGCTTCGCAAAGACCGAGTTCTGATTTTCTACCGGGCAGCGCGTTCGCTGTTCGGTCTCCCTTCAATTGGCCCTACCAATCCCCACCTGTTACGACCACTGGTTCACAATTCATTAATTTGAACCTACACTATCGTTGCCAATAAATAACATTTGATTAACCATTCGTTGTCATTATCCCTACACAACAATATTGGCAGGACCACTTTTACACAGAATGTGACAAACAGATGAGCACAGACTCATTGCATTGTGTGCGTGGCCCTCAGGAGACCTGCAATGAATCTCTGGCAACAAAACTACGATCCGGCCGGGAATATCTGGCTTTCCAGCCTGGTAGCATCGCTCCCGATTCTGTTCTTTTTCTTCGCGCTGATTAAGCTCAAGCTGAAAGGCTATGTTGCCGCCTCGTGGACGGTGGTTATTGCGCTGGCCGTGGCGCTGCTGTTCTACAAAATGCCGGTCGATCACGCGCTGGCCTCGGTGGTGTACGGTTTCTTCTACGGTCTGTGGCCCATTGCCTGGATAATCATTGCCGCGGTGTTCGTCTATAAAATCTCGGTGAAAACAGGCCAGTTCGACATCATCCGATCATCGATATTGTCGATCTCTCCTGACCAGCGTTTGCAGATGCTGATTGTCGGGTTCTGCTTCGGCGCATTCCTTGAGGGGGCAGCAGGTTTTGGCGCTCCGGTAGCGATTACCGCCGCACTGCTGGTCGGTCTCGGTTTTAATCCGCTGTATGCCGCCGGACTGTGCCTGATTGTCAATACTGCACCGGTGGCGTTTGGCGCGATGGGGATCCCGATTCTGGTCGCCGGTCAGGTCACCGGGCTGGACAGCTTTGAAATCGGCCAGATGGTCGGTCGTCAGTTACCGTTCCTGACGATTATCGTGCTGTTCTGGATCATGGCGATTATGGACGGCTGGCGCGGTGTGAAAGAGACGTGGCCTGCGGTCATGGTGGCGGGCGGTTCGTTTGCTATCGCCCAGTATCTCAGCTCTAACTTTATCGGCCCGGAACTGCCGGACATCATCTCCTCGCTGGTATCGCTGGTCTGCCTGACCCTGTTCCTGAAACGCTGGCAGCCGGTTCGCATTTTCCGCTTTGGCGACATGGGCGCATCGCTGGTCGATCAGACGCTGGCACGCACGAACTACAGCTCCGGACAGGTCGTCCGCGCCTGGTCGCCGTTCCTGTTCCTGACGGCCACCGTGACCCTCTGGAGCGTTCCGCCGTTTAAAGCCCTGTTCGCCCCCGGTGGCGCGCTGTACGACTGGGTGATTAACATACCGGTCCCGTTCCTCGACAAGCTGGTTGCCCGCATGCCGCCGGTGGTTCACGAAGCCACCGCCTACGCGGCCGTGTATAAATTTGACTGGTTCTCTGCGACCGGCACCGCAATCCTGTTCGCTGCGCTGCTGTCCATCGTCTGGTTGAAGATGAAGCCTTCCACCGCCATTCAGACATTCGGCAGCACGCTGAAGGAACTGGCGCTGCCAATCTACTCCATCGGGATGGTGCTGGCCTTTGCGTTTATCTCCAACTATTCCGGACTCTCCTCGACACTGGCATTAGCGCTGGCGCACACGGGCAGCGCCTTTACCTTCTTCTCGCCGTTCCTCGGCTGGTTGGGGGTGTTCCTGACCGGTTCAGATACCTCTTCTAACGCGCTGTTTGCCGCACTCCAGGCGACTGCCGCACAGCAAATCGGCGTGTCCGATGTATTGATGGTGGCGGCCAATACCACCGGTGGTGTCACCGGCAAGATGATTTCGCCACAGTCCATCGCCATCGCCTGCGCGGCGGTCGGACTGGTCGGCAAGGAGTCGGATCTGTTCCGTTTTACCGTCAAACACAGCCTGATTTTCACCTGCATGGTGGGCGTGATCACCACGCTTCAGGCTTACGTCTTAACCTGGATGATTCCATGATAGTGATGCCCAGACGCCTGTCGGACGAGATAGCCTCTCGTGTGCGGGCGCTGATTGAAGAACAACAGCTGGAAGCGGGCATGAAACTGCCCGCCGAGCGTCAGCTGGCGATACAGCTTGGCGTGTCGCGCAACTCGCTGCGCGAAGCGCTGGCGAAGCTCGTCAGTGAAGGCGTACTGCTCAGCCGTCGCGGCGGCGGCACGTTTGTCCGTTGGCAGCATGAAGAGTGGTCTGAACAAAACATCGTTCAACCGCTGAAAACCCTGATGGCCGACGACCCGGATTACAGTTTCGATATTCTCGAAGCCCGACACGCCATCGAAGCCAGCACGGCCTGGCATGCGGCGATGCGCGCCACCACCGCCGATAAAGAGAAAATCAAACTCTGCTTTGACGCCACGCTCAGCGAAGACCCGGATCTCGCCTCACAGGCCGACGTTCGTTTTCATCTGGCTATCGCCGAAGCCTCGCACAACGTGGTGCTGTTACAAACGATGCGTGGGTTCTTCGACGTGCTGCATTCATCGGTGAAGCAGAGCCGACAGCGCATGTATCTTGTTCCGCCCGTCTTTTCCCGGCTGACGGAGCAACATCAGGCCGTATTAGATGCCATTCTCGCGGGCGACGCCGACGGCGCGCGTAAGGCGATGATGGCGCACCTCAGTTTCGTCCATACCACCATTAAACAATTCGATGAAGACCAGGCCCGCCAGGCGCGCATTACCCGCCTGCCCGGTGACCACAATGAAAATTCCAGGGAGAACAAAGCATGATTATTTCAGCCGCCAGCGATTATCGCGCCGCAGCCCAGCGCATTCTGCCCCCGTTCCTGTTCCACTACATCGATGGCGGAGCGTATGCGGAACATACCCTGCGTCGTAACGTGGAAGACTTATCGGACGTGGCGCTACGCCAGCGCGTGCTGAAGAACATGTCTGACTTAAGCCTGGAAACCACACTGTTTAACGAAAAACTGTCGATGCCAGTGGCGCTGGCGCCGGTCGGCTTGTGCGGCATGTATGCCCGTCGCGGCGAAGTACAGGCCGCAGCGGCCGCCGATGCGAAAGGGATCCCGTTTACCCTTTCCACCGTCTCCGTGTGTCCGATTGAAGAAGTCGCGCCAACCATTAATCGTCCGATGTGGTTCCAGTTGTACGTTCTGCGTGATCGTGGATTCATGCGTAACGCGCT from Citrobacter amalonaticus Y19 includes:
- the lldP gene encoding L-lactate permease, with translation MNLWQQNYDPAGNIWLSSLVASLPILFFFFALIKLKLKGYVAASWTVVIALAVALLFYKMPVDHALASVVYGFFYGLWPIAWIIIAAVFVYKISVKTGQFDIIRSSILSISPDQRLQMLIVGFCFGAFLEGAAGFGAPVAITAALLVGLGFNPLYAAGLCLIVNTAPVAFGAMGIPILVAGQVTGLDSFEIGQMVGRQLPFLTIIVLFWIMAIMDGWRGVKETWPAVMVAGGSFAIAQYLSSNFIGPELPDIISSLVSLVCLTLFLKRWQPVRIFRFGDMGASLVDQTLARTNYSSGQVVRAWSPFLFLTATVTLWSVPPFKALFAPGGALYDWVINIPVPFLDKLVARMPPVVHEATAYAAVYKFDWFSATGTAILFAALLSIVWLKMKPSTAIQTFGSTLKELALPIYSIGMVLAFAFISNYSGLSSTLALALAHTGSAFTFFSPFLGWLGVFLTGSDTSSNALFAALQATAAQQIGVSDVLMVAANTTGGVTGKMISPQSIAIACAAVGLVGKESDLFRFTVKHSLIFTCMVGVITTLQAYVLTWMIP
- the lldR gene encoding transcriptional regulator LldR → MIVMPRRLSDEIASRVRALIEEQQLEAGMKLPAERQLAIQLGVSRNSLREALAKLVSEGVLLSRRGGGTFVRWQHEEWSEQNIVQPLKTLMADDPDYSFDILEARHAIEASTAWHAAMRATTADKEKIKLCFDATLSEDPDLASQADVRFHLAIAEASHNVVLLQTMRGFFDVLHSSVKQSRQRMYLVPPVFSRLTEQHQAVLDAILAGDADGARKAMMAHLSFVHTTIKQFDEDQARQARITRLPGDHNENSRENKA
- the mtlD gene encoding mannitol-1-phosphate 5-dehydrogenase; translation: MKALHFGAGNIGRGFIGKLLADAGIQLTFADVNQVVLDALNARHSYQVHVVGENEQVDTVTGVNAVSSIGDEVVELIAQVDLVTTAVGPVVLERIAPAIAKGLVKRKAQGIATPLNIIACENMVRGTTQLKGHVMNALAEDDKAWVEAHVGFVDSAVDRIVPPSASATHDPLEVTVETFSEWIVDQTQFKGALPNIPGMELTDNLMAFVERKLFTLNTGHAITAYLGKLTGHQTIRDAILDEKIRAVVKGAMEESGAVLIKRYGFDAEKHAAYIQKILGRFENPYLKDDVERVGRQPLRKLSAGDRLIKPLLGTLEYHLPHANLVKGIAAAMHFRSEDDPQAQELAALIADKGPQAALAQISGLDINSDVVAEAVSTYNAN
- a CDS encoding YibL family ribosome-associated protein; this encodes MKEVEKNEIKRLSDRLDAIRHQQADLSLVEAADKYAELEKEKATLEAEIARLRDVHSQKLSKEAQKLMDLPYRRAITKKEQADMGKLKKSVRGLVVVHPMTALGREMGLKEMTGFAKTEF
- the mtlR gene encoding mannitol operon repressor MtlR, producing the protein MLQELAQESLRLINRLSDMQAIMEQTQAFENRVLERLNAGKTVRSFLITAVELLTEAVNILVLQVFRKDDYAVKYAVEPLLDGDGPLGDLSVRLKLIYGLGVLSRPEYEDAELLMAMREEMNHDGNEYAFTDDEILGPFAELHCVVALPPPPQFDAADPSLYAMQIQRYQQAVRSTMVLSLTELISKISLKKAFQK
- the mtlA gene encoding PTS mannitol transporter subunit IICBA; its protein translation is MSSDIKIKVQSFGRFLSNMVMPNIGAFIAWGIITALFIPTGWLPNETLAKLVGPMITYLLPLLIGFTGGRLVGGDRGGVVGAITTMGVIVGADMPMFLGAMIAGPLGGWAIKHFDSWVDGKIKSGFEMLVNNFSAGIIGMILAILAFLGIGPAVEVLSKILAAGVNFMVVHEMLPLASIFVEPAKILFLNNAINHGIFSPLGIQQSHEMGKSIFFLIEANPGPGMGVLLAYMFFGRGSAKQSAGGAAIIHFLGGIHEIYFPYVLMNPRLILAVILGGMTGVFTLTILNGGLVSPASPGSILAVLAMTPKGAYFANIAAICAAMAVSFVISAILLKTSKVKEDDDIEAATRRMQDMKSESKGGTPLSAGDVTNDLSHVRKIIVACDAGMGSSAMGAGVLRKKVQDAGLSQISVTNSAINNLPPDVDLVITHRDLTERAMRQVPQAQHISLTNFLDSGLYSSLTERLVAAQRHTDNEVKVRDSLKDSFDEGENNLFKLSAENIFLGRTAATKEEAILFAGEQLVKGGYVEPEYVQAMLDREKLTPTYLGESIAVPHGTVEAKDRVLKTGVVFCQYPQGVRFGEEEDDIARLVIGIAARNNEHIQVITSLTNALDDESVIERLANTTSVDEVLALLAGRK